The Bernardetia litoralis DSM 6794 genome includes a window with the following:
- a CDS encoding alpha/beta hydrolase family protein, which produces MQSVDISRETIKGFGDEILSATFYKIGDMKPKGIIIINPATAVKQNLYASFAKFIALQNYLVVTFDYQGIGLSRSKKITDYKTTLHQYSQDAKAVFDYLITKYKQNIFIIGHSVGGSFIGFSESNTNPRLIGAYCICMQSGYKGYAPSKSLKRKLNILYYGIIPILTTLKGYLPAKSLKLGEDLPKEVAREFAQWGNNKRYNLDFIEQNPVYNYFESLSFPMYLVNFSDDEWSTQNSIDDIANLYSNCHIEREYINPKELGIKKVGHMGFFNIRCKQSLWVSSLSWINQIFDKNLIK; this is translated from the coding sequence ATGCAATCTGTAGACATAAGTAGGGAAACAATAAAAGGTTTTGGAGATGAGATACTATCTGCAACTTTTTATAAAATTGGAGATATGAAACCAAAGGGAATTATAATAATAAATCCTGCAACGGCTGTAAAGCAAAATCTATATGCTAGTTTTGCAAAATTTATAGCATTACAAAACTACCTTGTTGTTACTTTTGATTATCAAGGTATTGGTTTATCAAGAAGTAAAAAAATAACGGATTATAAGACTACTCTACATCAATATAGTCAAGATGCAAAAGCTGTTTTTGACTATCTGATCACAAAATATAAGCAAAATATTTTTATTATTGGGCATAGTGTAGGAGGTAGTTTTATTGGTTTTTCAGAAAGTAATACTAATCCAAGACTTATTGGAGCTTATTGTATTTGTATGCAAAGTGGTTATAAAGGTTATGCACCTTCAAAAAGCCTAAAAAGGAAATTAAATATTCTTTATTATGGTATCATACCAATACTAACTACCCTAAAAGGTTATTTACCTGCTAAATCTTTGAAATTAGGAGAAGATTTACCAAAAGAAGTTGCTAGAGAATTTGCACAATGGGGAAATAATAAGAGATATAATTTAGATTTTATAGAGCAAAACCCAGTCTATAATTATTTTGAATCTCTGTCATTTCCAATGTACTTGGTCAATTTTTCTGATGACGAATGGAGTACTCAAAATTCTATTGATGATATTGCTAATTTATATAGTAATTGCCATATAGAAAGAGAGTATATTAACCCGAAAGAATTAGGAATAAAAAAAGTAGGACATATGGGTTTTTTTAATATTCGTTGCAAGCAAAGCCTGTGGGTATCTTCTTTAAGTTGGATAAATCAAATTTTCGATAAAAATTTAATAAAATGA
- a CDS encoding fatty acid desaturase family protein, with product MKKSYFDKDLMKSLSFYAVEDKTKSWYFLIEIVFILTALEILIFNIEKLIFQFFLSVIIGLLFIRFFVIYHDTLHKAIFTTSKFARFLIKFFGILVLNPPSVWERSHNHHHKNNSKMYASSVGSFPILSKNQYYSLSKKEQFIYIFTRHPLNIFFGYFTVFLLGMCLIPFIKSPKKHFDGFFAVLSHFFLSILLIHFNVQFFFFGFWFPLFFSSMLGAYLFYVQHNFPAIKLTTNKKWDYFFAALYSTSFFKMSSIMHWFTGNIGYHHIHHLNAQVPFYNLPKAMNNIPKLQNPITITWSLKDASECFKLFYFDEEQQKMIYKEKSKL from the coding sequence ATGAAAAAATCATACTTTGACAAAGATTTAATGAAAAGTCTCTCTTTTTATGCTGTTGAAGATAAAACTAAAAGCTGGTATTTTTTGATAGAAATAGTATTTATATTAACTGCTTTGGAAATATTAATTTTTAACATAGAAAAGTTAATATTTCAATTTTTTTTAAGTGTTATTATTGGTTTATTATTTATTAGATTTTTTGTTATTTATCATGATACACTTCATAAGGCTATTTTTACAACAAGCAAATTTGCTCGTTTTTTGATAAAATTTTTTGGTATTTTAGTTTTGAATCCTCCTAGTGTATGGGAGCGTTCACACAACCATCATCACAAAAATAATTCAAAAATGTATGCTTCTAGTGTGGGAAGTTTTCCTATTTTATCCAAGAATCAATATTACTCTCTGTCTAAAAAAGAACAATTTATTTATATATTTACTCGTCATCCTCTCAATATTTTCTTTGGGTATTTTACAGTTTTTTTGCTAGGAATGTGTTTAATTCCTTTTATAAAATCGCCTAAAAAACATTTTGATGGTTTTTTTGCTGTCTTGTCTCATTTTTTTTTATCAATTCTATTGATTCATTTTAATGTGCAATTTTTCTTTTTTGGATTTTGGTTTCCTCTATTTTTTTCGTCTATGTTAGGAGCGTACCTGTTTTATGTACAGCATAATTTTCCTGCTATAAAGTTAACAACTAATAAAAAGTGGGATTATTTTTTTGCAGCTTTATACTCCACAAGTTTTTTTAAAATGAGTTCAATAATGCACTGGTTTACAGGAAATATTGGTTATCATCATATTCATCATCTAAATGCTCAAGTTCCCTTTTATAATCTACCTAAAGCAATGAACAATATTCCCAAGCTTCAAAATCCAATAACTATCACTTGGTCTTTGAAAGATGCGAGTGAATGTTTTAAATTATTTTATTTTGATGAAGAACAGCAAAAAATGATTTACAAAGAAAAATCTAAACTTTAA
- a CDS encoding 7TM diverse intracellular signaling domain-containing protein yields the protein MDLLTTKKIYYLFRYYMFIAFFLSISFNSSSQTIILEDGKEINSLGSSLSYYIQADNDNYSIEDVSNPNFESKWLKNPSEHLNLGYENSPIWLKIEVENKSQIEDWNLVLDLPYIDSITFHEPSTKFSNKGIEENRISVNKWKTVQTGWYHPYKTRINLESNGFIFPLNISHNQKGVYYLYIQSSNPLLFPLSIHEQKQVIINSQSSHIGYGIYFGIMLVMLFYNLIIFIITKDKNYIYYVFSIVSTFCVFGGVSGYLFKYIYPNYPIINTFFIGIAMISTSISTGVFAISFLNIKEYSKWLYRIFLLIFILSPIAFILDYLIWDEAVNNITALLALTLLVAGIYCWIKGNRFARFYTIAWTSYIIGGLMITLRNAGSLPINFWTSYGAEIGSALEVILISIALADRYRIIKKEKEIATEKALKLEQRNIQELEEKVKERTIKLNDSNEELSQINEELSINIETVENQKTEIELKSKDITDSINYAKRIQEAILPSQNEISAYFKDSFTFYLPKDVVSGDFYFFLKKKNYTFLAVADCTGHGVPGSLMAMIGINLLREIITENDSTSPAQILMNLHQEVVKTLKQQETGNRDGMDISLCVINKSENKIYFSGAKNPLISIKNEEVIAYKGSRFSIGGSLKTEGINFKDEIIEIDNQTSYYMYSDGYQDQFGGERNKKFMRKNLKALLQKNHKLPFQEQKEILDKTLFEWKEIAQTSQIDDILVMGFKV from the coding sequence ATGGATTTACTTACTACAAAAAAAATATATTATCTGTTTAGATATTATATGTTTATAGCGTTTTTTTTATCTATTTCTTTTAATAGTTCTTCTCAAACAATTATCTTAGAAGACGGAAAAGAAATTAATAGTTTAGGAAGTTCACTTTCTTATTATATTCAGGCAGATAATGATAATTATAGTATAGAAGATGTTTCAAACCCAAATTTTGAATCTAAATGGCTCAAAAATCCTTCTGAACACCTCAACCTAGGATATGAGAACAGCCCTATTTGGTTAAAAATAGAAGTCGAAAATAAATCTCAAATAGAAGATTGGAATCTTGTATTAGATTTACCCTATATTGACAGCATTACCTTTCACGAACCTAGCACAAAATTTAGTAATAAAGGAATAGAAGAAAACAGAATTTCTGTTAATAAGTGGAAAACTGTGCAAACAGGTTGGTATCACCCCTACAAAACTCGTATAAATTTAGAATCAAATGGTTTTATATTTCCTCTAAACATTTCTCATAACCAAAAAGGAGTTTATTATTTATATATCCAATCTAGCAACCCTTTACTTTTTCCTCTTTCCATTCATGAACAGAAACAAGTAATAATAAACAGCCAAAGTAGTCATATAGGATATGGAATATATTTTGGAATAATGCTAGTTATGTTATTTTATAATTTAATTATATTTATAATAACAAAAGATAAAAACTATATTTATTACGTATTTTCAATAGTATCTACATTTTGTGTATTTGGTGGTGTAAGTGGGTATTTATTCAAATATATTTATCCCAATTATCCAATAATAAATACTTTTTTCATTGGCATAGCAATGATAAGTACAAGTATCTCAACAGGTGTTTTTGCTATTAGTTTCTTGAATATTAAAGAATATAGTAAATGGCTTTATAGAATTTTTTTATTAATTTTTATTCTAAGTCCTATTGCTTTTATTTTGGATTATCTAATTTGGGATGAAGCTGTAAATAATATCACTGCATTATTAGCTCTTACATTATTAGTAGCTGGTATTTATTGTTGGATAAAAGGAAATAGATTTGCTCGGTTTTATACTATTGCTTGGACAAGTTATATCATAGGTGGACTTATGATTACACTTCGGAATGCAGGTTCTTTACCAATTAATTTTTGGACAAGCTATGGTGCAGAAATTGGCTCTGCTTTAGAAGTAATTTTGATTTCAATTGCTCTTGCTGATCGGTATCGAATCATAAAAAAAGAAAAAGAAATTGCTACCGAAAAAGCATTAAAACTAGAACAAAGAAACATACAAGAGTTAGAAGAAAAAGTAAAAGAACGCACCATAAAACTAAATGATAGTAATGAAGAATTATCACAAATAAATGAAGAGTTATCTATAAATATTGAAACAGTAGAAAATCAAAAAACAGAAATTGAACTAAAAAGCAAGGATATTACAGATAGTATCAATTATGCCAAACGTATTCAAGAAGCCATTTTGCCTTCTCAAAATGAAATATCTGCCTATTTTAAAGATTCTTTTACTTTTTATTTACCTAAAGATGTAGTGAGTGGAGATTTTTATTTCTTCTTAAAGAAAAAAAATTATACATTTTTAGCCGTTGCTGATTGTACAGGTCATGGAGTTCCTGGCTCATTGATGGCAATGATAGGAATTAATTTATTACGTGAAATTATTACAGAAAATGATTCTACTTCCCCTGCTCAAATTTTGATGAATTTGCATCAAGAAGTCGTCAAAACACTAAAGCAACAAGAAACTGGAAATCGTGATGGAATGGATATTTCCCTTTGTGTAATTAATAAATCAGAAAATAAAATCTATTTCTCAGGTGCAAAAAATCCATTAATAAGTATAAAAAATGAAGAAGTCATAGCATACAAAGGTAGTAGATTTAGCATTGGAGGTTCTCTAAAAACAGAAGGAATAAATTTTAAAGATGAGATAATAGAAATTGATAATCAAACTTCCTATTATATGTATTCAGATGGTTATCAAGACCAATTTGGAGGAGAAAGAAACAAAAAATTTATGCGTAAAAACTTGAAAGCATTATTACAAAAAAACCATAAATTACCTTTTCAAGAACAAAAAGAAATTTTAGATAAAACACTTTTTGAATGGAAAGAAATTGCCCAAACTTCTCAAATTGATGATATTTTAGTAATGGGGTTTAAAGTTTAG
- a CDS encoding 7TM diverse intracellular signaling domain-containing protein, with protein sequence MATSYIKFFAVFFLSIITLSSTFSQTIILKDNKSIPNLGSSLSYFIDSENKEYTIEEIDSKNFDSKWTKNSSEHLNLGYLSVPVWLKVEIENKSSSKDWQFVLDMPFTDSIDFYLEKEGNLISHSQTGWLFPYHSRGKIKNKGFNFPLQISPNENIICYLRVRSNYPILLPISVLTTDQTHQEGKDSHIGHGIYFGILLVMMLYNLVIFFIIRDTNYLYYILTIIFTFLVFAGVSGYLFKYIYPNFAEANVYFTRAAMVATVIAGSIFTINFLQLKENFKWLYKLFLVIIFLAFISYPINYIIWKGAINTITKLSSTTLLITGIYCWVKGNQSARFFVLAWSAYLIGGLMITLRNSGTLPINFFTNHGAHIGSALEVILISIALADKYRSIRKERNLATRKALSLERESKEELEVKVKERTQKLNESNEELAQINEELSITIETVGKQKTEIESKGLALTNSLNYAKRIQEAILPSQNEISAYFKDSFTFYLPKDVVSGDFYFFLKKGNYTFLAVADCTGHGVPGSLMAMIGINLLREIITENDSTSPAQILMNLHQEVVKTLKQQETGNRDGMDISLCVINKSESKIYFSGAKNPLISIKNEEVIEYKGSRFSIGGSLKTEGINFKDEIIEIDNQTSYYMYSDGYQDQFGGERNKKFMRKNLKALLQKNHKLPFQEQKEIVDKTLFEWKDIAQTSQIDDILVMGFKI encoded by the coding sequence ATGGCTACATCATATATCAAATTTTTTGCAGTATTTTTTTTATCTATAATTACTCTTAGTAGTACTTTTTCTCAAACAATTATTTTAAAAGATAATAAAAGTATTCCTAATTTAGGAAGTAGCTTGTCTTATTTTATAGATTCTGAAAATAAAGAATATACAATAGAAGAAATTGATAGCAAAAATTTTGATTCCAAATGGACAAAAAATTCATCAGAACATCTCAATCTAGGTTATTTATCAGTTCCTGTTTGGCTAAAAGTAGAGATAGAAAATAAAAGTAGTAGTAAAGATTGGCAATTTGTTTTGGATATGCCTTTTACTGATAGTATCGATTTTTATCTAGAAAAAGAAGGTAATTTAATTAGCCATTCTCAAACAGGTTGGCTTTTTCCATATCATTCTCGTGGGAAAATAAAAAATAAAGGTTTCAATTTCCCTCTACAAATTTCTCCCAATGAAAACATAATTTGTTATCTACGTGTTCGCTCTAATTACCCCATTTTATTGCCTATTTCTGTTCTGACAACAGACCAAACTCATCAAGAAGGCAAAGACAGTCATATTGGACATGGTATCTATTTTGGTATTCTTTTGGTAATGATGCTCTACAATTTAGTTATTTTTTTTATAATTAGAGATACCAATTATCTATACTATATACTTACAATTATTTTCACTTTCCTCGTTTTTGCAGGTGTAAGTGGTTATTTATTCAAGTATATTTATCCTAACTTTGCAGAGGCAAATGTTTATTTTACTCGGGCTGCTATGGTGGCTACTGTAATAGCAGGGTCTATTTTTACTATAAATTTTTTACAACTTAAAGAGAATTTTAAGTGGTTGTACAAGCTTTTTCTTGTTATCATATTTCTTGCTTTTATTTCTTATCCAATAAATTATATTATTTGGAAAGGAGCTATAAATACAATTACCAAACTTTCATCAACTACTTTATTGATTACAGGGATTTATTGTTGGGTAAAGGGAAATCAATCTGCTCGTTTCTTTGTTCTGGCTTGGAGTGCTTATTTAATTGGAGGTTTGATGATTACACTTCGAAATAGTGGCACATTACCGATTAATTTTTTCACTAATCATGGAGCGCATATAGGTTCTGCTTTAGAAGTTATTTTGATTTCAATTGCATTAGCTGATAAATACAGAAGCATTCGAAAAGAAAGAAATTTAGCTACAAGAAAAGCTCTTTCCTTAGAAAGAGAATCTAAGGAAGAATTAGAAGTAAAAGTAAAAGAACGTACTCAAAAACTCAATGAAAGTAATGAAGAACTTGCACAAATCAATGAAGAATTATCAATAACAATAGAAACAGTAGGAAAACAAAAAACTGAAATTGAATCAAAAGGATTAGCTCTTACAAATAGTTTGAATTATGCCAAACGTATTCAAGAAGCTATTTTACCTTCTCAAAATGAAATATCTGCTTATTTTAAAGATTCTTTTACATTTTATTTACCTAAAGATGTAGTGAGTGGAGATTTTTATTTTTTCTTAAAGAAAGGGAATTATACATTTTTAGCTGTTGCTGATTGTACAGGTCATGGAGTTCCTGGGTCATTAATGGCAATGATAGGAATTAATTTATTACGTGAAATTATTACAGAAAATGATTCTACTTCCCCTGCTCAAATTTTGATGAATTTGCACCAAGAAGTTGTCAAAACATTAAAACAACAAGAAACTGGAAATCGTGATGGAATGGATATTTCCCTTTGTGTAATTAATAAATCAGAAAGTAAAATCTATTTCTCAGGTGCAAAAAATCCATTAATAAGTATAAAAAATGAAGAAGTCATAGAATACAAAGGTAGTAGATTTAGTATTGGAGGTTCTCTAAAAACAGAGGGAATAAATTTTAAAGATGAAATAATAGAAATTGATAATCAAACTTCCTATTATATGTATTCAGATGGTTATCAAGACCAATTTGGAGGAGAAAGAAACAAAAAATTTATGCGTAAAAACTTGAAAGCATTGCTACAAAAAAACCATAAATTACCTTTTCAAGAACAAAAAGAAATTGTAGATAAAACACTCTTTGAATGGAAAGATATAGCTCAAACTTCTCAAATTGATGATATTTTAGTGATGGGTTTTAAAATATAA
- the acs gene encoding acetate--CoA ligase produces MRIRTLEDYTTAYRKSVETPERFWEEVAETFSWHKKWDTVLDYSFEDYSVKWFEGAKFNITENCLDRHLLTQGDKKALIWEPNSPEEEAIEFTYKQLHEKVCQFANVLKSNGIEKGDRVVLYMPMIPELAIGVLACARLGAVHSVVFAGFSSSALADRINDAQAKIVLSSDGNFRGKRIFDVKKVVDEALENCPSIEKQIVLKRTNSEVTMKEGRDIWWNEEAKKADTFCPATIIDAEDPLFILYTSGSTGKPKGVVHHAGGYMVYTKYSFENVFQLRDDDVYWCTADIGWITGHSYIVYAPLLAGSTTLMFEGVPTFPDAGRFWEVVDKYKVSIFYTAPTAIRALQAKGLEFVNKYDLSSIRVLGTVGEPINEEAWDWYHQHIGKGNCPIVDTWWQTETGGIMISNMAGVTPNKATFATLPLPGIQPVLLDAEGNEIEGNNVEGNLCIKYPWPSILRTTYGDHERCKQAYFSTYRGYYFTGDGCKRDHDGMYRILGRVDDVINVSGHRMGTAEVEDAINQHEDVIESAIVGYPHEIKGQGIYAFVICDENSTKSKEELQKEILQTVSQHIGAIAKPEKIQIVSGLPKTRSGKIMRRILRKIAEGDVSNLGDTSTLLDPEVVNEIKEGAGL; encoded by the coding sequence ATGAGAATTAGAACTTTAGAAGATTACACAACAGCCTATAGAAAAAGCGTAGAAACACCTGAACGTTTTTGGGAAGAAGTAGCTGAAACTTTTTCGTGGCATAAGAAATGGGATACTGTTTTAGATTATAGCTTTGAAGATTATTCTGTAAAATGGTTTGAAGGTGCAAAATTCAATATTACAGAGAATTGTTTGGATAGGCATTTACTTACACAAGGTGATAAAAAAGCATTAATTTGGGAGCCAAATAGCCCAGAAGAAGAAGCGATAGAATTTACTTATAAGCAGTTACATGAAAAAGTATGTCAGTTTGCTAATGTTTTGAAAAGCAATGGTATAGAAAAAGGTGATAGAGTGGTTTTATATATGCCTATGATTCCAGAATTAGCTATTGGTGTTTTGGCTTGCGCTCGTTTGGGAGCTGTTCATTCAGTTGTTTTTGCAGGTTTTTCTTCTTCTGCATTGGCTGACCGTATTAATGATGCACAAGCAAAAATCGTTTTAAGTTCAGATGGAAATTTTAGAGGAAAAAGAATTTTTGATGTCAAAAAAGTAGTTGATGAGGCTTTAGAAAATTGTCCTTCTATCGAAAAACAAATTGTTTTGAAACGTACCAATTCGGAGGTTACAATGAAAGAAGGTAGAGATATTTGGTGGAATGAAGAAGCTAAAAAAGCTGATACATTTTGTCCTGCTACTATTATTGATGCTGAAGACCCATTATTTATTCTTTATACTTCAGGCTCAACAGGCAAGCCAAAAGGTGTAGTACATCATGCTGGTGGTTATATGGTTTATACCAAATATAGTTTTGAAAATGTTTTTCAGTTGCGTGATGATGATGTTTATTGGTGTACGGCTGATATTGGTTGGATTACTGGACATTCATATATTGTTTATGCACCTCTTTTGGCTGGTTCTACTACTCTAATGTTTGAAGGTGTTCCTACTTTTCCAGATGCAGGGCGTTTTTGGGAAGTGGTAGATAAATATAAAGTTTCTATTTTTTATACTGCACCAACAGCTATTCGTGCGCTACAAGCAAAAGGACTTGAATTTGTAAATAAATATGATTTGTCTTCTATTCGTGTATTGGGAACAGTAGGCGAACCAATAAATGAAGAAGCATGGGATTGGTATCATCAACATATTGGAAAAGGAAATTGTCCAATTGTAGATACTTGGTGGCAAACAGAAACAGGTGGAATTATGATTTCAAATATGGCTGGAGTTACACCAAATAAAGCTACCTTTGCAACATTACCACTTCCAGGAATTCAGCCTGTTTTATTAGATGCTGAAGGAAATGAAATTGAAGGAAACAATGTAGAAGGAAATTTATGTATAAAATATCCTTGGCCATCAATTTTGAGAACAACTTATGGAGATCACGAACGTTGTAAACAAGCCTATTTTTCTACTTATAGAGGGTATTATTTTACAGGTGATGGTTGTAAAAGAGACCACGACGGAATGTATCGTATTTTGGGTAGAGTAGATGATGTAATTAATGTTTCTGGACACAGAATGGGAACGGCTGAGGTAGAAGATGCTATCAATCAACATGAAGATGTAATCGAATCAGCAATTGTAGGCTATCCTCACGAAATAAAAGGACAGGGAATTTATGCCTTTGTAATCTGTGATGAAAACTCTACTAAATCAAAAGAAGAATTACAAAAAGAAATTTTACAAACTGTTTCTCAACATATTGGAGCGATTGCCAAACCCGAAAAAATTCAAATTGTTTCGGGTCTTCCAAAAACTCGCTCTGGAAAAATTATGCGTAGAATTTTGAGGAAAATTGCTGAAGGAGATGTTTCTAATTTGGGAGATACTTCTACACTTCTTGACCCAGAAGTAGTAAATGAAATCAAAGAGGGTGCAGGACTTTAA
- a CDS encoding IS4 family transposase produces MRYSLTNEINKLIDRFPILSHLSRKKFLAMYILALINSRNVQFCETANHLNPEVKNKSNETRIQDFYRKAELNFDQIALLFFCIFPSSQKLDIVIDRTEWDFGKYQCNILMVVLSNRTLTLPFYWELLDNKSGNSNTENRIDLVKKCLDIILPQRISLFVGDREFVGHHWFKYLKYNKINFCFRIPKHHNIVHYDEHMNKIVQKAEHLHQAYPNGITLSNRLVDGIVGNVYIGTGKDGELLFLFGNLAAPTLPKYYERRWTIESFFQNLKGRGFNLKITHLQNSEKLKKLIACVSLAYAFCSNTGLYEHRKVQKIKNKNHGRKSTSFARKGIDIIRDLLKQTELLDQLVEKFVKIICINARKIIAKSDFLHEKMVI; encoded by the coding sequence ATGAGATATTCTCTCACTAACGAAATTAATAAATTAATAGACCGTTTCCCAATTCTTTCGCACCTTTCTCGTAAAAAATTTCTAGCTATGTATATTTTAGCTTTAATTAATAGTAGAAATGTGCAATTTTGTGAAACAGCAAATCACCTCAATCCAGAAGTTAAAAATAAATCTAATGAAACTAGAATACAAGATTTTTACAGAAAAGCAGAGTTAAATTTTGACCAAATTGCACTTCTATTTTTTTGTATTTTTCCCTCTTCTCAAAAATTAGACATTGTTATAGATCGTACAGAATGGGATTTTGGTAAATATCAATGCAATATTCTAATGGTTGTGCTAAGTAATCGTACACTTACTTTACCTTTTTATTGGGAATTATTAGATAATAAAAGTGGCAATTCCAACACCGAAAATAGGATAGATTTAGTAAAAAAATGTTTGGACATCATTCTTCCTCAACGAATTAGTTTATTTGTTGGAGATAGGGAATTTGTAGGTCATCATTGGTTTAAGTATCTGAAATACAATAAGATAAATTTTTGTTTTCGAATTCCCAAACATCATAATATTGTTCATTATGACGAACACATGAATAAAATAGTGCAAAAAGCAGAGCATCTTCATCAAGCTTATCCTAATGGAATAACTTTGTCTAATAGATTAGTAGATGGTATTGTAGGAAATGTATATATAGGAACAGGAAAAGATGGAGAACTTTTATTTTTATTTGGCAATTTAGCAGCTCCTACTTTACCTAAATACTATGAAAGAAGGTGGACAATAGAGAGCTTTTTTCAGAACTTAAAAGGAAGAGGTTTTAATTTAAAAATTACTCATTTACAAAATAGCGAAAAGCTTAAAAAATTGATTGCTTGCGTTTCTCTAGCTTATGCTTTTTGTTCTAATACAGGGCTGTACGAACATAGAAAAGTGCAAAAAATAAAAAATAAAAATCATGGCAGAAAATCTACAAGTTTTGCACGAAAAGGAATAGACATAATACGAGATTTATTAAAACAGACAGAATTATTAGACCAACTTGTTGAAAAATTTGTCAAAATTATTTGCATAAATGCACGAAAAATAATTGCCAAATCTGATTTTTTACACGAAAAAATGGTAATTTAA
- a CDS encoding transposase-like zinc-binding domain-containing protein, with protein MSTFKVPDCPRCQSNQIIKSGIIRKKQRFLCKSCNYYFTVQKDGKRIDNYYVVKALQLYLEGLSYREIERIIGVSHVSVMNWVKEYKITRPKMREYRPTYKILKHTEMLEFLAEKNALEDSSVLITPLGDKFMVIKWERL; from the coding sequence ATGAGTACTTTCAAAGTTCCTGATTGCCCCCGTTGCCAAAGTAATCAGATTATAAAAAGTGGTATAATACGCAAAAAACAACGTTTTCTTTGTAAATCCTGTAATTATTATTTTACAGTTCAGAAAGATGGAAAACGCATTGATAATTATTATGTAGTCAAGGCTCTACAGCTTTATTTGGAAGGTCTTTCATATAGAGAAATAGAGCGCATTATTGGAGTAAGCCATGTATCTGTGATGAATTGGGTAAAAGAATATAAAATTACCCGTCCAAAAATGAGAGAATATCGCCCTACTTATAAAATATTAAAACACACAGAAATGCTAGAGTTTTTGGCAGAAAAAAATGCCTTAGAAGATTCTAGTGTTTTGATTACACCTTTGGGAGATAAGTTTATGGTAATCAAATGGGAAAGGCTTTAA
- a CDS encoding DUF4212 domain-containing protein, giving the protein METEKEKEKRKELMAQYWKKNITYLRVLLVIWFIVSYGTGILFVDELNTIRLGGFKLGFWFAQQGSIYIFVVLIFIYVWLMNKLDKEYDVDEK; this is encoded by the coding sequence ATGGAAACTGAAAAAGAAAAAGAAAAACGCAAAGAGCTAATGGCGCAATATTGGAAAAAAAATATCACTTATCTGAGAGTACTATTGGTCATTTGGTTTATCGTATCCTATGGGACAGGAATTTTATTTGTAGATGAACTGAATACTATCCGATTAGGAGGTTTCAAACTCGGATTTTGGTTTGCACAACAAGGTTCAATTTATATCTTCGTCGTCTTGATATTTATCTATGTTTGGTTAATGAATAAACTAGACAAAGAGTACGATGTAGATGAAAAATAA